ACTGGACTCGTTCGACTTGCATGTGTTAGGCACGCCGCCAGCGTTCGTCCTGAGCCAGGATCAAACTCTCCAAAAAGAAAAGTCCGATACAGCTCTCATCAACGAAACGCTCACGTGTTGTTCTGTGAACGTTCGGAATCATTACCTTTGCAGTACCTCGTGGTGCGTTGCCGCACCTGCGCGGCGGAAGGTATGCCGCCACGCGAGGCCCACACGAACGTCTTACCCGACCTCGATTGTCAAAGAGCAATTGGCGCGAAACGCGCCGAGCAGAACAGTATACAGGACGGTCGCCGACTCGTCAACCCCGTGTTTCACGAAGGGTGCCGGCCGTCTGAACGACCCGGCCGGCAGAGCTCCTTCCGATTGCGGAACGGAGCTCACGGAGCGGGGGAGGAGCTATTCCTCCTCGTCCTCGACGTCCTCCTCGAGGTCCTCTTCCCACTCTTCGTCTTCGTCTTCTTCCCAGTCCTCGTCCTCGTCCCAGTCCTCGTCCCAGTCCTCGTCGTCGTCCCAGTCCTCGTCGTCTTCGTCGTCCCAGTCCTCGTCTTCGAGCTCATCGTCCTCGAAGTCGTCCTCGTCGCCGGCGAGGATCGTGGGGATGTCCTCGTCCTCGAGCCACGCGCTCCGGCGCCGATGCAGAACCTCCGCCATTTGCCGACTCTCCTATGACAGGGCGGTATGGAAATGGTGCCGGCCCCCGCAGGCAGCACCTGTCGACGTGCGTACTGCGCGTCGGACGGCCCAAGGTAAAGGCATGATCAGGAGTGTCAAGGGGATTATTTCCCTCGAAAAACCTTGTGAACACGCCAAGAATTTATGCGTCGCTCTCTGCCCGGTGATGAGACGGAACGCGCGCCCCGAACCCAACGTCGACGGGCGTTGCACTGGCTGCTCGGCAGCACGCGATCGAGCCGGCGCGGGGGCACGGCGCAACTGCATGGAATGGTCCGCTGGTGCGGGAGCCGGAACCCTGCCGCCGCGTGGGCGGCGATGAACAGAGTTCCGGAGACCTGTGGAAGAGGCGGCGCGTCCGCTCAGCTCGCGGCGCGCGCGGCCTTTTTGCGTTCGTGCTGCTTGAGAAAGCGCTTGCGGAGACGGATCGCCGCGGGCGTGATCTCGACGAGCTCGTCGTCGCCGATGAACTCGAGAGCGCTCTCCAGGGTGTGGGCGCGCGGCGTTTCGAGCTGGATCGCCTCGTCTGCACCGGACGCGCGGATGTTCGTGAGCTTCTTGCCCTTGGTGACGTTGACCTCGAGATCACCGGGTCTTGCGTTGCTGCCGACGATCATCCCCTCGTAGACGTCGATGCCGGGGCCGATGAACAGCTCCCCCCGCTCCTGCAGGTTCCAGAGGGAGAAGGCCACGGAAACGCCGTCGGCCATCGATACCATGACACCGCGGTCGCGGCTGCGGATCGTGCCGGCCCAGGGTCCATAGCCGCTGAAGCGGTGGTGCAGCACGCCTTCGCCACGCGTGTCCGTCAGGAACTCGCTGCGGTAGCCGAACAGGCCGCGCGCAGGCATGCGGTAGACGATCCGGGTCAGCCCGCTGCCCTCGCCCTGCCCTGCGCTCCGCATCTCGAGCATCTCGCCGCGGCGGCTGCCGAGCTTCTCGATGACGACGCCGACGAACGCCTCGGGCACGTCGATCACGACCTCCTCGTACGGCTCCAGCGTCTCGCCGTCGGGGCCCTTCTTGGTGATGATGCGCGGTCGGGAAACGGCGAACTCGTAGCCTTCGCGGCGCATCGTCTCCATGAGGATGCCGAGGTGCAGCTCGCCGCGGCCGCTCACGGTGAAGGTGTCGGGCGAGTCGGTGTCCTCGACGCGCAGGGCGACGTTGCGCTCCAGCTCCTTGTAGAGCCGGTCGCGGAGCTGGCGGCTCGTGACGTACTTGCCGTCACGGCCTGCGAACGGCGACATGTTGACCATGAAGTCGACGGAGATCGTCGGCTCCTCGACCGCGATGCCGGCGAGCCGCTCCGGTCGCTCAGGGTCCGTGATGGTCGAGCCGATCTCCACGTCCTCGATACCGGCGAGCGCGACGATATCGCCGGCCGATGCGCTCTGCACCTCCACGCGCTGCAGCCCCTCGAACGTGTAGAGCTTCGAGACGCGCCCCTGGCGGTCGCCCTCGTCGGGTGCAAAGCCCACCACGTCGTCGGTGCGATGCGCGAGCAGCAGGATCGAATCACCGACGTTGACACTGCCACGCTCGACCCGGCCGATCGCCAGGCGGCCCAGGTAGGGCGAGTGATCGATCGTCGAGACCAGCATCTGGAACTGCGCCTCTGCATCGCTCGGCGGCGGCGGCACATGCTCGAGGATCGCCTCGAAGAGCGGCTCCAGGCTGTCGCGCGGCTGGTCCAGCTCGCGGACCGCGTAGCCGTTGCGGCCGGAGGCGTACAGGAAGGGGGCGTCCAGCTGCGCCTCGTCCGCCTCCAGCTCCATGAACAGCTCCAGCACCTCGTCGTGGACACGCAGCGGGTCCGCGCCGTCGCGATCGATCTTGTTGATCACGACGATCGGCTGCAGCCCGAGCGCGAGCGCCTTGCGCGTGACGAAGCGCGTCTGAGGCATCGGCCCGTCAAAGGCGTCCACCAGCAGCAGCACACCGTCGACCATCCGCAGGATGCGCTCGACCTCGCCGCCGAAGTCGGCGTGGCCGGGCGTATCGACGATGTTGACCTTGTGCTCGCGCCAGTGGATCGACGTGTTCTTGGAAAGGATCGTGATCCCGCGCTCGCGCTCGAGCGGGTTGGAGTCCATGACCCGCTCCTCCACGACCTGGTTGTCGCGGAAAGCGCCGGCCTGGCGCAGCATCTTGTCGACCAGTGTGGTCTTGCCGTGGTCGACGTGTGCAATGATGGCAATGTTGCGGATCATGTGTCGGATCGTTCGGGTCTCGTGTAGAGCCCTTGAAAATAACGGGACTGGATGGGTAGGCGGCACCCCCCAATT
This region of Longimicrobiales bacterium genomic DNA includes:
- the typA gene encoding translational GTPase TypA, whose amino-acid sequence is MIRNIAIIAHVDHGKTTLVDKMLRQAGAFRDNQVVEERVMDSNPLERERGITILSKNTSIHWREHKVNIVDTPGHADFGGEVERILRMVDGVLLLVDAFDGPMPQTRFVTRKALALGLQPIVVINKIDRDGADPLRVHDEVLELFMELEADEAQLDAPFLYASGRNGYAVRELDQPRDSLEPLFEAILEHVPPPPSDAEAQFQMLVSTIDHSPYLGRLAIGRVERGSVNVGDSILLLAHRTDDVVGFAPDEGDRQGRVSKLYTFEGLQRVEVQSASAGDIVALAGIEDVEIGSTITDPERPERLAGIAVEEPTISVDFMVNMSPFAGRDGKYVTSRQLRDRLYKELERNVALRVEDTDSPDTFTVSGRGELHLGILMETMRREGYEFAVSRPRIITKKGPDGETLEPYEEVVIDVPEAFVGVVIEKLGSRRGEMLEMRSAGQGEGSGLTRIVYRMPARGLFGYRSEFLTDTRGEGVLHHRFSGYGPWAGTIRSRDRGVMVSMADGVSVAFSLWNLQERGELFIGPGIDVYEGMIVGSNARPGDLEVNVTKGKKLTNIRASGADEAIQLETPRAHTLESALEFIGDDELVEITPAAIRLRKRFLKQHERKKAARAAS